The nucleotide window ATCAAGGGGAATTTGAACGAGTTAAATCGGTTATTAATGATATTAAGTATGATCATAATCACCAAAGTAAGGGAGTAGTGATTATTGGAGAACCGGGCAGTGGTAAAACTCACTTAATTATGCGTCTTGCCCAAGAATTATTAAAAATAAACCGATTATTATTTATTAGATGTCCGAATAATCCTGCTACGGTTCTTTATCATATTTATAGTAGAATTTTAGAATCTTTTATTCAAGAAGTTCCCGCTACAGGATACACTCAACTAGAGCATTTATTAGCTCATAGCTTTGTTAAATTAATTAGCCGTAGTACGATTATCAAGTTAACTCAAAAAGATCGGGAAATTCAAGAGACTGTCAGAGAAAATCCTCTAAATTTATATAAAAAATTAGAAGTATGGGGAGCAGAAAGAAAACGGGAAATTTGGGATCTCATTAAAAGAAGAATTTCCGAGTGGTGGCTATACGAATATGGAGCAGTAGGTTATTCTTTAGAAATTTTAACTGGCATTATTCAATTTTGCCGATACACAGATCCTAAAAGAAAACAATTAGTTTCCCGTTGGTTGGCAGCAGAAGAATTATCCGAAAATGATATTCAAAAAATAGGACTCGAAAATTGGACGGATGAGATTAGTAAAGAAGAATTTTCTTTACAAGCTATTTCAGTCTTTAGTAAACTTTCTTTGTTGGATGAACCTTTAATTATTGTTTTCGATCAATTAGAGAGTTTAAGCTATGAACATCGGCAAAAATTATTACTAAATTTTGGAGAAGCAGTCAAAGAAATTTTTACTCATGTTCCTAATAGTTTAATTATTTTAAACTTATTTCCTGATAGATGGAAACAATTTCAACAAGTGTTTGATGGTGCTGTAATTGGCAGGATATCTCAACAACAAATTTATTTAAAATCTCCTTCTCCCGAACAGATAAAGGGAATTATTAAAGTCAAATTAGAAGCAGTCGGAATTACTTTAAGTGTGGATTCTTTATTTTCTCCTGAAGATTTAGAGGATATTCTTCACCAAAATTCTATCCGAAAAGTTTTAAATCGAGCAGCCGAATATTATAATTATAAAATTCGTAATATTCCCGTCTCAAATTTTATAGAAGATGAAGCAAATGACTCAAGTTATTCCTCACCCCTCGAAGAAAGATTAGAAAAATTAGAACAAGACTTTAGTGAGTTTAAAACTCAATTTAAAGAAATTGTTCAGGAAATTATAGAGTCTAATCTTCAAGGACTAGAGTCTAATCTTCAAAGTCTTAATTTAAAAGTTGAAAACTTAACTTCCAAACCTAGCCCACCAGGAGGCGACGACGACGAAGTAATAATTACACCACCCCCACCCCCACCCCCATCAACTGAATCACAAAAAATTATAGAATATTTAAGGAAACAAAAAGAATTATTAGAAGAAAAATATACAACAACAATTCAATTTATTAGTGACAATGATGATTTAGGAAAACTATTATTTATCAGTGAAGCTTTTCAACCTATGCTCAGTTTTGAAATCGAGCAACTTAACTTAGGAAAAAGAAAAATACCTGAACATTTAGTAATTAATAAGTCCAACCCAAGCATCTGTATTGGTTTTTTACAAGTTGATGGTGTTGCATTTACGGCTAGAATTAGTAATTTTAATGAACTGGTTAACAGCAATAAAAATATTAAATTCATCCTCTGGAGAGATGTCAAAAAACCATCCATTAACGGGAAAGTTGGTAAAGAACAAATAGCCATTCTGAATAATTTTGTCAATGGTGAATTTCGATTGATGGAAAAAGAAGATAGAATTAATTTTGAGTTAATTTATCAACTGATTATGGATATTGAAAATAAAGATTTTGAGGTTTCTTTAGAAGAGGCTTTAAAGACTGTTCAAGAGGAAATGAGTCATAGTTGGATAATTCAGCTATTGACTTCTATAACTGATAATTGACCCTTCGACTACGCTCAGGGTTCAATAATGGATAATTGATAATTATTTAGGGTTTAGCATAAACGAGTTAATTGTTAATTATTGATTATTTATTGTCCATTATTATTTATTACTCATTATCAATTATCCATTGTCCATTATCAATTATCAATTATCCATTGTCTATTGATAAAATTCCTCCCAATAGACTTGCTTTTGAGAGGAATAACAGGATTAAAGGGAGTGTAGTAGGTAAACAACTGAATCTTTTAACAAAACTCCCAGATTTTATTAGATTAGATTAGGCAGCGACTTCTACTTTTGTTGAGGCTGCTTTTTTCGCTAACTCAAAATAGTTGTCCCAGAATTTTTTCTGAGTTTCTAAAGCTAGTTGCATGGCTTGTTCTTCAGCAGCTAGATAATTTTTGACTAATTCTTCTTGTAGTTCTATGCTCTTATCTAAACTGTCCGGTAATTTAAAAGCCTCTTTACTATTGGGGAAACCTCCTAACCAAACATCAAAAAATTTCTTTTGTAACTCAAAGAACTGTTTTTGGTATTCTTGAACATACATGGTATCCATAGTCTTTAAGGCCGCGAATTACCCCAACTGGTTTTAACTGGGTAGGAAGTAGGGCGGCGTTGACTACTTCCTTGGTTTCATGGCTCAGTTTTTTATTGGACAGGAATAACCGGGCTAAACCTGCTTGTCTTCGCTTAAAAATTTATTTCGTTAATATTATACTATCAAATTTTATCACTTTTGTCTTTAAGTTTATTTTAAAAAATCTCCCGATGAAACAATTTGTTTATTCTCCATAGCCCTAGGATTTAATTTACTAATGCTTCAGTTAACAAATCCTTGTCTAGTCAAGGTTTAAGGGTTAAGATTGGAGAATTTAAGTTACAGTTTGGACACAAAGTTATCTAATATTTAACATTTGATTATGGTTAATAAAGTTATTTTAATTTATAATAAGAAGATCGGTGTTTAAAAATACTAACGTCAAAATTCCCTTACACGATCGAGAAGGAGTAGATAGAGAATTTTCTAACATTCTCCCCAGAAAAATCCTCTAAATCGGTTTATGAGGGTAAATCAGTCCCTAAAGGAGATATTTTAGCTTCTGTTAATTATCCATTATCCATAACGACGGACTTAATCGGTAAATAATAATCTTTTAAAATTTGGTCTAACCGAACCTCTTTTTCGAGTAAACAAGCATGACCACTATAGGGAAGTACCAACATTTGAGCATTAGGAAGATGGGTTTTTAACTTTTGTGCTTCCTCAACAGAAGGTAATAATCGATCAGAACCTCCGGCAATAATTAAAGCAGGTTGAGTTAAATTCTGTAAATTTTTCTCATGAACCGAAAAATCCCTTAATAACGATAATCGCCAAACCGCCGTATTTCGGGGAACAGCCTTCATCGCTTTGATTAACGCCCGGCGTTCATCTAATTCAATTCTGCCTAAAGAAGCCAAAAAAGGTAATAAACCGATCATCGAGGTATGATGTAAAAAATCTGGCAACCATCGAGTGATAGAGATGCCCCACCCTAACAAGGGTTGTTGATTAAAACAAGAGGCACTATTAACTAAAATCATCCCTCGGAAAAGCCAAGGCGCTCTAAGCATGACTTGAATCGCCAGACATCCCCCAAAAGACTCACCACAAATATAAACCGATGGGGAAACATCAGGAACAGAGTCTGCCACAGGAGAGTTGTTAGAGTTTAATTGACCTTTTGTGGTGTATTTTTGCCGAATGCGTAATTCTTTTTCAATCAAGGTAATTACTTGATAGGCTAAACTATCCCAACTACTTTGATCATCCGCAGGAATACACAAACAGCGCACATCAAACCATTGACATAAAGCCTCTGCCTGTCGTTGATACAACAACCCTGTTCCGTCCATCCCAGGTAAAAACACAAATAAAGGATAATCCGGTTTGGGAGTAGTGGGGATAATAAAACTTAAACGAGGCATAAAATCAAAGCTTTTCTAGTGTTTTTACAATGAATCACCCAGGATTACACACTCAACCGCAGTAAATCCGTAATTTCTTGACGACAATAATCGGTTAATTGAGTCACCACTTTTTTTGCACCTTTTCCGCGAAATTGTTGATACTCATCCGCAGAAATCCAATAAGGACGACCCACTAACACATTAATTCGATGATAAACCACGACCGGATGGCTACCACTGCGATCAAACATCGGTTCAGAAGCATCAAATAAGCGCAATAAACGCACCGGAAACCCCGGCATCAGACTTTCTTCAATCGAACCAATAGCAACCGGTAAAACCGCTAAATCTGGGATTCCAGTTTTTAAGGCTAAATGGGCAAACCCTCGCTGAAATTCTCTAATTTCGTGAGGATGAGTTATATTCAGCATTGGGCTAGCTCCTTCAGGAAAAATACCGACCCATTGCTGAGAGTGTAACACTTGATTAGCTTGCTCAAAAAAAGTTTTTTGACTTTTTTGGGAAGGTTGTAAGGGAATACAGCCCAATAATTGCACAAATTCGCGCAAAAGAGGAGTTTGACTCATATAATGGTGACAAGCAATCCGCACCGGCTGACCTAACGCTTGAATTAAGACGGGAGCATCCATAAAACTACGATGGTTACTCACCACAACAACCGCCTTAGCGTCTTTGGGTATGCGATTTTCATAATGAACAAACATCCTTACTCCTGTTACTCCCAAAAGAGTTTGAGCAGTAGGAAGGGGTGTTATAGGCAACATGATGGCTCAACTTTAGTTGCAATAAGGCATCTATTTATACTGTACTCTTCTCAGCTTAACATTCCTTTACATAATTCGTGGGGGGATTTATCGAGCTTAGGGCTTTTATTTTCGGCATTTTGACCCTTAGTGACACAGATAAAAATTATCTTTTAGATTGTTTTTATTGATGATGGTCGCTCATGAACGGTAAAACAGAAGTAAAGAGACATAAAATAGATAGTTATAGCCCCGCTCTAGTTCTCCCATAATTCATCGTCGGGGCAAAATATCCTTTTTTACATAATAAAATTACATGAATGAAAATCGAGCAAATCAGAAAAAATTTGCCTTAACAACCCCTCTATATTATGTAAACGATATTCCCCATATCGGGAGTGCGTACACAACCATGATTGCTGATGTAATTGCTCGGTGGAAGCGATTGCAGGGATATTCAGTTTTATTGATCACCGGAACTGATGAACATGGGCAAAAAATTCAACGAACCGCCGAATCAAAAGGCTTAAATCCTCAAGCTCATTGCGATCGCATTGTTGATGAGTTTAAAACCTTATGGGATAAACTTAATATTAGCTACGATCGCTTTAGTCGTACCAGCAGCGAACGACACCAAGATATAGTTAAAGAATTTTTCCAACGGGTGTGGGAGCAAGGAGATATTTATCTAGACCAGCAAAAAGGATGGTATTGTGTCGCCTGTGAAGAATTTAAAGAACAACGAGAACTCACAGAAGAAGGCTATTGTCAAATTCATACTAATTTAAAAGCTGAATGGAAAGATGAAGAAAATTACTTTTTTCGTCTGTCTAAATATCAAGAAAAATTAGAAGAATTTTATAGATTAAATCCCGAATTTATTCAACCCGAAAGCCGTCGCAACGAAGTTCTCAATTTTGTCAAACAGGGATTACAAGACTTTTCCATCTCACGAGTTAATGTAGACTGGGGGTTTCCTCTTCCTAGTGATCCAAATCACACCATTTATGTCTGGTTTGATGCACTCTTGGGATATATAACTCCATTATTAAACCCCGATCAAGAACCCACTTTAGAAAACGCACTTTCAATATGGTGGCCGATTAACTTGCATTTAATCGGAAAAGATATTTTACGCTTTCATGCGGTTTATTGGCCCGCCATGTTAATGTCCGCTCAATTACCCTTACCCGATCGCGTTTTTGGTCACGGTTTCTTGACTAAAGACGGACAAAAAATGGGCAAAAGTCTAGGAAATACGTTAGATCCCTTTGATTTAATCTATCGTTATGGCGCAGATGCCGTGCGCTACTACTTTGTCAAAGAGATAGAATTGGGGAAAGACGGAGATTTTAACGAAACCCGCTTTGTAAATATTCTGAATGCGGATTTAGCCAATGATTTAGGAAATTTACTCAACCGAACGTTAGGCATGGTTCAAAAATACTGTAATGGTAATGGGCCACAACTAACATCGGATTCCCTAGATGAGAATAATCCTCTAAAAATTATTGGTCAACAATTATCAGAGCGTGTGAGTGAGTCTATGGAATCGTTGCAGTTTAATGGAGCTTGTGAGGAGATTTTTAGCCTGATTCGTGCCTGCAACAAGTATATTGATGAAAGCGCCCCTTGGAGTCTTTTTAAACAAAAAAAACAAACCGAAGTTGAACAAGTTCTCTATGGCGTTTTAGAATCAGTTAGACTAGCTGCCTATTTGTTATCACCCATAACTCCTAATTTAAGCAATCGAATTTATCAACAACTGGGTTTTTGCGTAGATTTCAATGATTTCGAGCTAGTTAACCAAAATTTTCCATTTCAAGATCAAACTCAATGGGGGAAATTTCCAGCCAATCAAAATCTCAGCAAACCAGAACCAATATTTTCTAAACTCGAACTTCCTTAAGATACCTAAAATTTTTAGAGAAATTGAAGAGGACAAAGCCAACCTCTGTCATAATGCAGAAAGGATACAAACTCATGAATACCCCAGATTTATTTAAACCCAGTCCAGTTTTTTATAATAAGCAAAGGATTAAGAAAATGTTTGACGACTTTGAAACAGACACCCTTTTTACTCAAGAGCAAATATTAGAAAATAGAGGCCGTGTCGCTATTTTTATTGATGGCTCAAATTTGTTCTATGCAGCACTACAATTGGGAATTGAGATAGATTACACCAAATTACTCTATCGTTTAACCAATGGCTCTAAATTACTACGAGCTTTCTTTTATACTGGAGTCGATCGATCTAACGAAAAACAGCAAGGATTTTTGTTATGGATGCGACGGAATGGGTATAGAGTCATTGCTAAAGATTTAGTTCAACTCCCCGATGGCTCAAAAAAAGCCAATTTAGACGTAGAAATTGCCGTAGATTTGATGTCTTTGGTCGGATCTTATGATACTGCCGTCATTGTCAGTGGGGATGGAGATTTAGCTTATGCCGCCAATGCAGTGAGTTATCAAGGCGCTAGGGTAGAGGTGGTCAGTTTACGATCGATGACCAGTGATAGCTTAATTAATGTCGCCGATCGCTATGTAGACTTAGATCAAATTAAAGAAGACATCCAAAAACACCAAAAAGCCCATGTAAATTATAGCAGTTTCCACAGTTTAGGGGTTTTAGAGCAAGAACCCCCCCGATAATGGACTTAGGAACTATCTACTCTAGAAACCGTCGGGAATTAGGATTTTAAGATAAATATAGACTCCTATCATTTTTATCTTGAAAATTCATTTTGATTAAAAAAATAGGTTATTTTCTTTTGTCCTATATTCCCTTACCTAAAATAGCGGTAGACTACAGTAGTAATAGTAACTTTAAAAATAAGTCAATAAAAATAGCTCTATATGAACAGGGGTCATTATTCAAAGACAAAACAGTTATGGGGGAAATTGTCCTCTAGAGTCATTCTCCTACTCTTATTACTGTTGACTACAGCTTGCCAACAAAAAACAGCAGACAATAAAGCATCTGACGCTAAAACCGAAGAAAACGCCGAATTAGATTTGGAAAGTCGTTTACTTTTAAATAATGCGACCCTCGAACAGTCTAACGCTGAAGGGCAAACCCTTTGGAAAATTCAAGTCAAAAAGGCAGTTTACAGTCGAGATAAAGAAGTTGCCAAACTTGAAAAAGTCAAAGGGAATATTTATCATGATGGGAAAATCGTTTTATATATTAGTGCTGATAAAGGTGAAATTTATAAAGAGGGAGAAGAGATTTTTTTAAAAGACAATATTGTGGCCACCGATCCTCGTAATGGTGCGGTGATTCGTTCTCAAGAGGTAGAATGGAGACCCAAAGATAATTTATTAATCGTTCGCAAAGAACTCAAAGGCAATCATGCTCAATTAGAAGCGAGTGCCAAAGAAGGAACTTATCAAACCACAGAACAAAAATTAGAGTTAAAAGGGGATATTCTCGCCACCGCCAGAGAACCTAAGTTACAATTAAAAGCACAACATTTAACCTGGACTATTCCGACTCAAAAAATCATCAGCAATCAGCCTCTACAAGGGATACGCTATGATGATAAAACGAAAATGATTACCGATCAAATTGTAACCGATCGGGCACAGGTAGACTTAAAAGCTAAAACCATTACCCTCGAACAAAATATAGAATTTAAATCCGTCGACCCGCCTTTACAAATTGCATCAAATCGAGTAGTTTGGAATTATTTAACTCGCATTGTCACCTCAGATAATCCGACCCGATTAGTAGATACTCAAGACCAAATTATTGTAACGGGTAATCGCGCTCATGTGGATCTTAACCAGAAAGTTGCTCATCTGTATGATGGGGTTCAAGGAGTTAACGATCGCACTCAAGCTAAATTATATGCTCAAGAGTTAAATTGGAGTATTCCCACTCAAGTGATATCAGCAATGGGGAATGTCATTTATGAGCAGGTTAACCCAGTGTTTAATTTAACAGGGGATAGAGCAGTAGGAACTTTACGAGATAATAATATTGTTGTCACCAGTAATAGTCCTACTCGTGTCGTCACGGAGATTTATCCTGAACCTCAGTAGTTTTTAATTAGTATTAAAAGTTTCAGGAATTCTATAATTATAGATAGAATTCGGATCAGTTTATGAATGCGATCGGGGGTAATTGGGGTTAAGAAAGTTTTCTTTAAGTAGGTCATGTTTTTAACTCCAAGATTATTTTTATTACTTGTAATCTATGCAGATTTAATCCTGTAATCGAGAGCAAATCGGGTTAAGTAAATAGAATTATTTGCCCTAATAAAAAGGGC belongs to Gloeothece citriformis PCC 7424 and includes:
- the metG gene encoding methionine--tRNA ligase — translated: MNENRANQKKFALTTPLYYVNDIPHIGSAYTTMIADVIARWKRLQGYSVLLITGTDEHGQKIQRTAESKGLNPQAHCDRIVDEFKTLWDKLNISYDRFSRTSSERHQDIVKEFFQRVWEQGDIYLDQQKGWYCVACEEFKEQRELTEEGYCQIHTNLKAEWKDEENYFFRLSKYQEKLEEFYRLNPEFIQPESRRNEVLNFVKQGLQDFSISRVNVDWGFPLPSDPNHTIYVWFDALLGYITPLLNPDQEPTLENALSIWWPINLHLIGKDILRFHAVYWPAMLMSAQLPLPDRVFGHGFLTKDGQKMGKSLGNTLDPFDLIYRYGADAVRYYFVKEIELGKDGDFNETRFVNILNADLANDLGNLLNRTLGMVQKYCNGNGPQLTSDSLDENNPLKIIGQQLSERVSESMESLQFNGACEEIFSLIRACNKYIDESAPWSLFKQKKQTEVEQVLYGVLESVRLAAYLLSPITPNLSNRIYQQLGFCVDFNDFELVNQNFPFQDQTQWGKFPANQNLSKPEPIFSKLELP
- a CDS encoding thylakoid-associated protein; translation: MDTMYVQEYQKQFFELQKKFFDVWLGGFPNSKEAFKLPDSLDKSIELQEELVKNYLAAEEQAMQLALETQKKFWDNYFELAKKAASTKVEVAA
- a CDS encoding DNA polymerase III, with translation MSRELTDNFIVVDTEGKHLLREIAIVNSQGQLIYEAFAQEGQNDSGIKLNCKPLKEIIADFVGIASSNLIICHNANHDRQVLKNTFKKVGIDWQPFKFKCSLVLAQNTFPGLLSYSLEYLSKQLTLKVKQKYFHPLHAHAARYDAEFTYQLYRKIMEQQSLADLKNKPNPFASSRVDTPFQTHPDLKSIYQGEFERVKSVINDIKYDHNHQSKGVVIIGEPGSGKTHLIMRLAQELLKINRLLFIRCPNNPATVLYHIYSRILESFIQEVPATGYTQLEHLLAHSFVKLISRSTIIKLTQKDREIQETVRENPLNLYKKLEVWGAERKREIWDLIKRRISEWWLYEYGAVGYSLEILTGIIQFCRYTDPKRKQLVSRWLAAEELSENDIQKIGLENWTDEISKEEFSLQAISVFSKLSLLDEPLIIVFDQLESLSYEHRQKLLLNFGEAVKEIFTHVPNSLIILNLFPDRWKQFQQVFDGAVIGRISQQQIYLKSPSPEQIKGIIKVKLEAVGITLSVDSLFSPEDLEDILHQNSIRKVLNRAAEYYNYKIRNIPVSNFIEDEANDSSYSSPLEERLEKLEQDFSEFKTQFKEIVQEIIESNLQGLESNLQSLNLKVENLTSKPSPPGGDDDEVIITPPPPPPPSTESQKIIEYLRKQKELLEEKYTTTIQFISDNDDLGKLLFISEAFQPMLSFEIEQLNLGKRKIPEHLVINKSNPSICIGFLQVDGVAFTARISNFNELVNSNKNIKFILWRDVKKPSINGKVGKEQIAILNNFVNGEFRLMEKEDRINFELIYQLIMDIENKDFEVSLEEALKTVQEEMSHSWIIQLLTSITDN
- a CDS encoding alpha/beta fold hydrolase translates to MPRLSFIIPTTPKPDYPLFVFLPGMDGTGLLYQRQAEALCQWFDVRCLCIPADDQSSWDSLAYQVITLIEKELRIRQKYTTKGQLNSNNSPVADSVPDVSPSVYICGESFGGCLAIQVMLRAPWLFRGMILVNSASCFNQQPLLGWGISITRWLPDFLHHTSMIGLLPFLASLGRIELDERRALIKAMKAVPRNTAVWRLSLLRDFSVHEKNLQNLTQPALIIAGGSDRLLPSVEEAQKLKTHLPNAQMLVLPYSGHACLLEKEVRLDQILKDYYLPIKSVVMDNG
- a CDS encoding lysophospholipid acyltransferase family protein, which produces MLPITPLPTAQTLLGVTGVRMFVHYENRIPKDAKAVVVVSNHRSFMDAPVLIQALGQPVRIACHHYMSQTPLLREFVQLLGCIPLQPSQKSQKTFFEQANQVLHSQQWVGIFPEGASPMLNITHPHEIREFQRGFAHLALKTGIPDLAVLPVAIGSIEESLMPGFPVRLLRLFDASEPMFDRSGSHPVVVYHRINVLVGRPYWISADEYQQFRGKGAKKVVTQLTDYCRQEITDLLRLSV
- a CDS encoding NYN domain-containing protein; this translates as MFDDFETDTLFTQEQILENRGRVAIFIDGSNLFYAALQLGIEIDYTKLLYRLTNGSKLLRAFFYTGVDRSNEKQQGFLLWMRRNGYRVIAKDLVQLPDGSKKANLDVEIAVDLMSLVGSYDTAVIVSGDGDLAYAANAVSYQGARVEVVSLRSMTSDSLINVADRYVDLDQIKEDIQKHQKAHVNYSSFHSLGVLEQEPPR
- the lptC gene encoding LPS export ABC transporter periplasmic protein LptC, producing the protein MNRGHYSKTKQLWGKLSSRVILLLLLLLTTACQQKTADNKASDAKTEENAELDLESRLLLNNATLEQSNAEGQTLWKIQVKKAVYSRDKEVAKLEKVKGNIYHDGKIVLYISADKGEIYKEGEEIFLKDNIVATDPRNGAVIRSQEVEWRPKDNLLIVRKELKGNHAQLEASAKEGTYQTTEQKLELKGDILATAREPKLQLKAQHLTWTIPTQKIISNQPLQGIRYDDKTKMITDQIVTDRAQVDLKAKTITLEQNIEFKSVDPPLQIASNRVVWNYLTRIVTSDNPTRLVDTQDQIIVTGNRAHVDLNQKVAHLYDGVQGVNDRTQAKLYAQELNWSIPTQVISAMGNVIYEQVNPVFNLTGDRAVGTLRDNNIVVTSNSPTRVVTEIYPEPQ